From the genome of Blautia pseudococcoides, one region includes:
- a CDS encoding ABC transporter permease has translation MKLSGLFAKLRKNNKKEYLQFQFCMTLSILLITSYLVMYGSDLVQKTLPNGGDSRKIADMIFVLAAAGCVMFSIYTASQFLRYKSRETGIFLALGAGKSKLARALFTEIGKMMALCSAAGVMLGILLASIIGILFEKVASSGNNNHFSISVMGVAGGIIYCLLLILCVAFMCVRFMKRSNVMDIINEQRKQEPLKKSVSFFYLVSGIVMILVGLLIGYFLPIITVKVSGHWLGGWTNLFYILAAVGLYRILVYSIASHRKGKNPQKYYDNMISYGMLKFQGGSVVRNMLVISLLLMGVLLGIFYLPLQGGNDFEDAEDDISYRYPVDVDELSEEDVFSMADKYQISVKDYREAEFVQVLGDGVRRDDMDENNNLIEQYEEKYFYYECISASLFTDMTGKETEVTEGHYRVIQREGARENIFYKFDDLTRLYLSNEEDYISMEYDGLELYHSLVTDTGYDSKTRYIISDADYEKVKTGVKDDKIIRQVLFNIEDSDQSYAYCEALYEQFCSRASESMNYIAAYNGYQAKILGEDYGYNMQGIYDGKRPALGSDWLYSPTVLPLERENAAMRRAIFLLLFVYIAIICLASESIILYTRSQNVALKNSQIFKDLEKLGANKKYLRRLLKSQISKCFVLPTVMGCLLMFIYEILIMWQNDGIMTAGEVGIAGVMVIVIAVIGIYQFILYKISMKNAAGVLDISR, from the coding sequence ATGAAGCTCAGTGGATTATTTGCGAAATTAAGGAAAAATAATAAAAAAGAATATTTGCAGTTCCAGTTCTGCATGACACTTTCTATTCTTTTGATCACCTCATACCTTGTCATGTACGGAAGTGATCTGGTGCAGAAGACACTGCCGAACGGAGGAGATTCCAGAAAAATAGCGGATATGATCTTCGTTCTTGCGGCAGCGGGATGTGTTATGTTCAGTATCTATACGGCAAGTCAGTTTTTAAGATACAAGAGCAGGGAAACCGGTATTTTCCTTGCTCTGGGAGCGGGAAAAAGTAAACTTGCCAGGGCATTATTTACCGAAATCGGCAAGATGATGGCATTGTGTTCGGCAGCAGGGGTTATGCTTGGTATCTTACTTGCGTCAATCATAGGCATCCTGTTTGAAAAAGTCGCAAGCAGCGGAAATAATAACCATTTTTCCATTTCTGTCATGGGAGTTGCAGGCGGCATTATCTACTGCCTCCTATTGATACTCTGCGTTGCGTTCATGTGCGTGCGGTTTATGAAGAGAAGTAATGTTATGGACATTATCAATGAACAGCGCAAGCAGGAACCGCTGAAAAAGAGCGTGTCATTTTTCTATCTGGTATCCGGTATTGTGATGATTCTGGTGGGCCTGTTAATAGGATATTTTCTGCCGATCATAACCGTCAAAGTGAGCGGCCACTGGCTGGGAGGGTGGACGAATCTATTCTATATCCTTGCGGCAGTTGGACTTTACCGTATTTTAGTTTATTCCATTGCCTCACACAGAAAGGGGAAAAATCCCCAGAAATATTATGACAATATGATATCTTACGGTATGCTCAAATTCCAGGGAGGCTCTGTTGTCAGAAATATGCTTGTCATATCACTGCTGCTTATGGGCGTCCTGCTTGGTATCTTTTATCTGCCGCTTCAGGGGGGCAATGATTTTGAAGACGCAGAGGATGATATATCTTACCGGTATCCCGTTGATGTGGATGAATTGTCCGAGGAGGATGTGTTCTCCATGGCAGACAAATATCAGATTTCAGTAAAGGATTACCGGGAGGCAGAGTTCGTCCAGGTGTTGGGGGACGGTGTAAGACGTGATGACATGGATGAGAATAATAACCTTATTGAACAGTATGAAGAAAAATACTTTTACTATGAGTGCATCAGTGCTTCCTTGTTTACGGATATGACCGGAAAAGAAACCGAGGTTACAGAAGGCCATTATCGGGTAATACAAAGGGAAGGGGCAAGAGAAAATATATTCTATAAATTTGATGATCTGACCAGATTATATTTGTCCAACGAAGAAGATTATATTTCTATGGAATATGATGGACTGGAGCTATACCATTCCCTCGTAACAGATACGGGGTATGATTCTAAGACAAGGTATATTATCAGTGACGCGGATTATGAAAAGGTGAAAACCGGAGTCAAGGATGACAAAATAATACGTCAGGTGTTGTTTAATATTGAGGACAGTGACCAGTCCTATGCATATTGTGAAGCGTTATATGAACAATTTTGCAGCAGGGCATCGGAAAGCATGAACTATATTGCTGCCTATAATGGATATCAGGCAAAAATTCTGGGAGAAGATTATGGATATAATATGCAGGGGATTTATGACGGGAAAAGGCCGGCCCTGGGATCTGACTGGCTGTACAGTCCTACAGTCCTGCCCCTTGAAAGGGAAAATGCTGCTATGAGGCGTGCCATCTTTTTACTGCTGTTTGTATACATTGCCATTATCTGCCTGGCCTCCGAGAGTATTATCCTATATACAAGGAGTCAGAATGTGGCACTGAAGAACAGTCAGATTTTTAAGGATTTGGAAAAGCTGGGGGCAAATAAAAAGTACCTTCGCAGACTTTTGAAAAGCCAGATAAGTAAATGCTTTGTCCTGCCTACCGTAATGGGATGTCTTCTGATGTTTATATATGAAATCCTGATCATGTGGCAGAATGACGGTATCATGACAGCAGGTGAAGTGGGAATCGCAGGGGTGATGGTAATTGTTATTGCAGTGATCGGCATCTACCAGTTTATTTTATACAAGATTTCCATGAAAAACGCGGCAGGTGTTCTGGATATATCCAGATAA
- a CDS encoding HNH endonuclease domain-containing protein — protein MAELYIDKKYYNTLYIEGFFRMMKDPSYCYKFYWLEAIVHLISEGRDKASYDELINEMIANAWYTVLEFHVHLSGIYGEGMIKDNLEKAVIRLQKLTALPSHASKIEIKNKIAEFDKDRELHNRKMELTKNVPVKALSGFANTGEEQVSLDGSAGRMRAYFNLLNETTVLLPYTFGDENGLKRTIYFNDGWIQMIQDNTVSILGWVQMEKVKWLQNNNPEVPSLIYKLAPLDEKMRKLAHVRKLWESILKIHPVVDVFANQPIHEGSYDVDHFIPWSFVMNDELWNLMPMDSSLNSEKSNKLPCWEPFFGRFAGNQYAMYGLIHKMDGIHKLYEACYRDNLHSIWANRELYRKGNSKGEFFRILEKNMRPVYDSARRQGYEMWIRKNQMGDRTE, from the coding sequence TTGGCAGAGCTTTATATTGATAAGAAATATTATAATACATTGTACATTGAAGGCTTTTTCAGAATGATGAAAGATCCTTCTTACTGTTATAAATTCTATTGGCTGGAAGCTATCGTACATCTGATCTCTGAGGGCAGAGACAAAGCCTCCTATGATGAGCTTATTAATGAAATGATCGCAAATGCCTGGTATACCGTTTTGGAATTTCACGTTCATCTCAGCGGGATATATGGTGAGGGGATGATCAAAGACAACCTAGAAAAAGCAGTGATCAGATTACAGAAATTGACAGCACTTCCCAGCCATGCATCGAAGATTGAGATAAAGAATAAAATAGCTGAATTTGATAAAGACAGAGAATTGCATAACAGGAAGATGGAACTGACAAAAAATGTTCCTGTCAAGGCACTCTCGGGATTTGCCAATACAGGGGAGGAGCAGGTCAGTCTGGATGGAAGTGCAGGGAGGATGAGGGCCTATTTTAATCTTCTCAACGAGACAACCGTCCTTCTGCCATATACATTTGGCGATGAGAATGGGCTGAAGAGAACCATTTACTTTAATGACGGATGGATACAGATGATTCAGGATAATACGGTGTCTATTCTGGGATGGGTTCAAATGGAGAAAGTAAAGTGGCTTCAAAACAATAATCCGGAAGTCCCCAGTTTAATATATAAATTAGCTCCCTTGGATGAAAAGATGCGGAAGCTGGCTCATGTAAGAAAGCTGTGGGAGAGCATTCTGAAAATACATCCTGTGGTGGACGTGTTTGCGAACCAGCCAATCCATGAGGGATCCTATGATGTGGATCACTTCATTCCCTGGTCCTTTGTCATGAATGATGAGTTGTGGAATCTGATGCCAATGGACTCCTCACTGAATTCTGAAAAGAGCAATAAGCTTCCCTGCTGGGAACCATTCTTTGGGAGGTTTGCTGGTAATCAGTATGCTATGTATGGACTAATACATAAAATGGATGGAATCCATAAATTATATGAAGCCTGTTACCGGGATAATCTGCATTCTATCTGGGCAAACCGGGAATTATACCGGAAAGGGAATTCAAAGGGAGAATTCTTCCGTATATTGGAAAAGAATATGAGGCCGGTTTACGATTCTGCGAGACGCCAGGGGTATGAAATGTGGATCAGGAAAAATCAGATGGGGGACAGAACAGAATGA
- a CDS encoding sugar phosphate isomerase/epimerase family protein, producing the protein MKIGFNEATALECKGQSLLADMEMCEKYGFDYIEIRFDCVKDYLQEHTLEELADWFKNHHLKPWAYNTLIYFNQRDEAGEKEIDDEVDFILKVSKAIGMEMLITVPNFDVKDKSVSEIKAEAVERLRYLSDKVGADMRISLEFCGAPNCSINQFGTAYDVVKAVDRDNVGITVDTFHFHEMCSKLEDLKGADGKKIFAYHLNDCEDLPLGSCGDDKRLWPGEGVVDHAGIAAVLKEIGFDGVCTIEEFRPEYYEMSHEENVKKAAEVTKAFVQKYF; encoded by the coding sequence ATGAAAATTGGATTTAATGAGGCAACTGCATTGGAGTGCAAAGGACAGTCCCTTCTGGCTGATATGGAAATGTGTGAAAAATACGGATTTGACTATATCGAAATACGCTTTGACTGTGTAAAAGATTATTTACAGGAGCATACCCTGGAGGAACTGGCTGACTGGTTTAAAAACCATCATCTGAAACCATGGGCTTACAACACTTTGATCTACTTTAACCAGAGAGACGAGGCAGGCGAGAAGGAAATTGACGATGAAGTGGATTTCATCCTGAAAGTTTCCAAAGCCATCGGTATGGAAATGCTGATCACAGTTCCGAATTTTGATGTAAAAGACAAGAGCGTTAGCGAGATCAAAGCAGAAGCAGTGGAAAGGCTCCGCTATTTATCAGACAAGGTTGGCGCTGATATGAGAATTTCCCTGGAGTTCTGCGGCGCTCCAAACTGCTCCATCAACCAGTTCGGCACTGCTTACGATGTAGTGAAAGCAGTAGACCGTGACAATGTGGGTATCACAGTTGACACTTTCCACTTCCATGAAATGTGCTCCAAACTGGAGGATTTAAAGGGAGCGGACGGAAAAAAAATCTTTGCTTACCACTTAAATGACTGTGAAGACCTGCCCCTTGGCTCCTGCGGCGATGACAAACGTTTGTGGCCGGGCGAGGGTGTGGTAGACCATGCCGGCATCGCAGCGGTATTAAAGGAGATCGGCTTTGACGGTGTCTGCACAATTGAAGAGTTCCGTCCTGAATATTATGAGATGTCCCATGAAGAGAACGTGAAAAAAGCTGCTGAAGTGACAAAAGCATTTGTACAAAAATATTTCTAA
- a CDS encoding galactose ABC transporter substrate-binding protein yields the protein MKAKKIVAARMILCMSILLLCACGKQQTAASDKVHAGVIYYNQSDTFLGELVACFKEELHHFESDDFKTTVTLRDAGGSQRTQNDQVKELIDAGCNVLCVNLVDRADPSEIIDLARDNDVPIIFFNREPVAEDLMQWDGLYYVGADAKQSGVMQGELAVDAILAENSQIDRNKDGKIQYVVLEGEPGHQDAIIRTENAVETLKNNGIELEKLSYGIANWNRAQAQNRMLLLLSQYQNKIELVLANNDDMALGAIDAYKKLNYTESALPVFFGIDGTDVGLKAVLDSEMAGTVYNDKEGQAEAMAELAVALVTGEGMEQIKFVKDKYVYLPYSKVTVENAGDYIKEEKK from the coding sequence ATGAAAGCAAAAAAAATAGTGGCGGCAAGAATGATTCTCTGCATGAGTATACTGCTCTTATGCGCCTGCGGGAAACAGCAGACGGCTGCGTCAGATAAGGTTCACGCAGGAGTCATATACTATAACCAGAGTGATACATTTCTTGGGGAATTGGTCGCCTGTTTTAAAGAAGAGCTTCATCATTTTGAGAGCGATGATTTTAAAACCACAGTGACACTTAGGGATGCGGGCGGTTCCCAGCGGACCCAGAATGACCAGGTGAAGGAACTGATCGACGCGGGCTGTAATGTGCTCTGTGTGAATCTGGTGGACAGGGCAGACCCCTCAGAGATCATCGACCTTGCCAGGGATAATGACGTGCCTATTATATTCTTTAACAGGGAGCCGGTTGCAGAGGATCTGATGCAGTGGGACGGGCTTTATTATGTTGGGGCAGACGCGAAACAGTCAGGCGTGATGCAGGGGGAACTGGCGGTAGACGCCATACTGGCAGAGAACAGTCAGATAGACCGTAATAAAGACGGAAAGATCCAATATGTGGTGCTGGAAGGAGAACCGGGCCATCAGGATGCCATTATCCGCACAGAGAATGCTGTGGAAACCTTGAAAAACAATGGCATTGAACTGGAAAAACTCAGCTACGGGATCGCAAACTGGAACCGGGCACAGGCCCAGAACCGAATGCTGTTGCTGCTCAGCCAGTATCAGAATAAGATTGAACTTGTGCTGGCCAACAATGATGATATGGCTCTTGGCGCCATTGATGCCTATAAGAAGTTAAATTATACGGAATCTGCCCTGCCTGTATTTTTCGGGATAGACGGCACAGACGTGGGGCTCAAAGCCGTCCTGGATTCGGAGATGGCAGGGACCGTGTATAACGATAAAGAGGGACAGGCGGAGGCAATGGCAGAACTGGCAGTGGCCCTCGTTACCGGGGAAGGTATGGAGCAGATCAAATTCGTGAAGGATAAATATGTTTATCTGCCGTATTCTAAGGTGACCGTGGAAAATGCTGGTGATTACATCAAGGAAGAGAAAAAGTGA
- a CDS encoding LacI family DNA-binding transcriptional regulator: MPVTLQQIAEAAGVSRGTVDRALKDRGRVRPEVAEKIKQIAKEMGYQPSLAGRALVLAKRNLKIGIIMQSAQTPFMVQVYEGMKAAKQEVESLGGTVEIFRVDGVDAGRVMEIMQDLKEQEYSGIALSPSEDTMLKKMINQFSEEYSIPIITFNSDIEDTKRICFVGQNTIQSGRTAAGLMGEITGGEGEVAVISGHISNPALNNRIRGFQSEILESFPDIQLVGTKYSYDDEWVAAKIVEELLEQYPALKGIYVTGTAVKGVCEALVKQGKEREIKVIGNDFLDENKKWVERGAINFLIGQDSYMQGYEPVMMLFHLLFDDEKPESVYRYAEIVIKNRYNL; this comes from the coding sequence ATGCCAGTAACACTACAACAAATTGCAGAGGCCGCCGGAGTATCCAGGGGAACCGTAGACCGGGCGTTGAAAGACAGAGGAAGAGTCCGTCCCGAAGTGGCAGAGAAAATAAAGCAAATAGCAAAAGAAATGGGATATCAGCCCAGCCTTGCAGGAAGAGCCCTTGTCCTGGCGAAAAGAAATCTGAAGATTGGGATCATCATGCAGTCAGCCCAGACCCCGTTCATGGTACAAGTCTATGAGGGAATGAAAGCCGCCAAGCAGGAGGTGGAAAGTCTGGGCGGTACCGTGGAGATATTCCGGGTAGACGGTGTGGATGCAGGCCGTGTAATGGAAATCATGCAGGATTTAAAAGAACAGGAATATTCAGGCATAGCCCTGTCTCCGTCCGAAGACACCATGCTCAAAAAGATGATCAACCAGTTTTCCGAGGAGTACAGCATCCCGATCATCACCTTCAATTCAGATATAGAAGATACAAAGAGAATCTGCTTTGTAGGCCAGAATACCATCCAGAGCGGAAGGACCGCAGCCGGGCTCATGGGAGAGATCACAGGGGGAGAGGGGGAGGTGGCGGTTATCTCCGGCCATATTTCAAACCCTGCGCTGAACAACAGAATCCGGGGTTTTCAATCGGAGATACTGGAAAGCTTTCCGGACATCCAGCTGGTAGGTACAAAATATTCTTATGATGACGAGTGGGTTGCGGCAAAGATCGTGGAGGAGCTTTTGGAGCAGTATCCGGCGCTGAAAGGCATCTACGTGACCGGTACTGCGGTAAAAGGTGTCTGCGAAGCACTGGTAAAACAAGGGAAGGAGCGGGAGATCAAAGTCATAGGCAATGATTTCCTGGATGAGAATAAAAAGTGGGTGGAACGGGGAGCCATAAACTTCCTTATAGGACAGGATTCCTATATGCAGGGATATGAACCGGTAATGATGCTGTTCCACCTGCTCTTTGATGACGAGAAACCGGAGTCTGTTTACCGGTATGCGGAAATTGTCATTAAAAACAGATACAATCTGTGA
- a CDS encoding LytR/AlgR family response regulator transcription factor has translation MCYTRIQKLLCHITEDGSRYDLILLDIEMAETDGMELAEKIKPFLPDVKIIFITSHLEYAIDAYELSIFRYVPKNDIEKRLTAAITDAVRLFLIEEGITPPSVRFYPSHFYTCITYPKGI, from the coding sequence ATGTGTTATACGCGCATTCAAAAACTGCTCTGCCATATCACGGAAGATGGATCCCGTTATGATTTGATCCTTTTAGATATTGAGATGGCGGAAACGGACGGCATGGAATTAGCGGAAAAAATAAAGCCTTTTCTCCCGGATGTAAAGATCATTTTTATCACATCTCATCTGGAATATGCCATTGACGCGTATGAGCTGTCCATTTTCCGCTATGTGCCTAAGAATGATATAGAAAAACGCCTGACAGCAGCCATCACGGACGCTGTCAGGCTGTTTTTGATTGAGGAGGGCATTACGCCTCCTTCTGTCCGTTTCTATCCCTCTCATTTTTACACTTGCATAACCTACCCAAAAGGAATATAA
- a CDS encoding ABC transporter ATP-binding protein, whose protein sequence is MLQVNHLYKSYKTGNTTYEVLKDVSFSIEEGEFVAVMGPSGSGKTTLLNCISCFIPHDKGQILLDGVNISNMKEEQIAKIRNEKLGFVFQDFMLLDGLSVFENVCVPKVIHQEPYRQMETKAQKLLKMFDIADIAKKFPAEISGGQKQRTAVARALMNNPLLILADEPTGNLDSRSSEAVIGAFLEAQKELNATTCMVTHDSFSASFCDRVIVMKDGAVYTELISKGHHREFMEELLDVLRKMNGGE, encoded by the coding sequence ATGTTACAGGTAAATCATTTATACAAGAGCTATAAAACAGGAAACACCACATACGAGGTATTGAAGGATGTTTCATTTTCCATTGAGGAGGGGGAGTTCGTGGCAGTTATGGGGCCGTCCGGTTCCGGTAAAACCACACTTTTGAACTGCATTTCCTGTTTCATTCCTCATGATAAGGGCCAAATCCTGCTGGATGGAGTCAATATCTCCAACATGAAAGAAGAACAGATCGCAAAAATAAGAAATGAAAAACTTGGTTTTGTTTTTCAGGACTTCATGCTATTGGACGGTTTGAGTGTTTTTGAAAATGTATGTGTACCAAAAGTGATCCACCAGGAACCATACAGGCAGATGGAGACAAAAGCCCAGAAACTCCTGAAGATGTTTGACATTGCAGATATTGCGAAAAAATTCCCGGCTGAGATATCCGGCGGACAGAAACAGCGCACCGCAGTGGCAAGGGCCCTGATGAACAATCCGCTTTTGATCCTTGCAGATGAGCCTACAGGCAACCTGGACAGCCGTTCCAGCGAGGCGGTGATCGGGGCGTTCTTAGAGGCACAGAAAGAATTAAATGCAACCACATGCATGGTAACCCATGACAGCTTTTCAGCCAGTTTCTGCGACCGGGTTATTGTGATGAAAGATGGAGCGGTCTATACAGAACTTATCAGCAAGGGCCATCACAGAGAATTCATGGAAGAACTTTTGGATGTTTTGAGAAAGATGAACGGTGGTGAATAG
- a CDS encoding Gfo/Idh/MocA family protein, with product MLRVGVIGCGGMGKDHIKRLTNKIQGAEVTAVSDVFEESAKQAAAICGAKVYTDANELINDPDVDAVFIVSPGFAHVESLLTAIKAGKRIFCEKPLCTTAEDCLKVVEAEVASGKHLIQLGFMRRYDKGYMQVKEALTSGEYGEPLILHCTHRNPEVGTNYTTPMAVHDTAIHEIDVLHWLVDDEYESAQVIMPKVTKYSHSELKDPQIMLLRTKKGVCIDVEVFVNCKFGYDINCEVVCEDGAIKMPSPIYPSIRKNAAVSTTIDTDCFVRFKDAYDTEVQDWVDAAAEGAINGPTAWDGYLAAITADALVKAQETGAVEKINAAVEKPEFYK from the coding sequence ATGTTAAGAGTAGGAGTTATCGGATGCGGCGGAATGGGTAAGGACCATATCAAAAGACTGACAAACAAAATTCAGGGAGCTGAGGTTACAGCGGTATCAGACGTATTTGAGGAGAGTGCAAAGCAGGCAGCAGCAATCTGTGGAGCTAAAGTATACACAGATGCAAACGAACTGATCAATGACCCGGATGTGGACGCAGTATTCATTGTATCTCCGGGATTTGCACATGTGGAATCTCTTCTCACAGCGATCAAGGCAGGAAAGAGGATCTTCTGTGAAAAACCGCTCTGCACAACTGCTGAGGACTGCCTGAAGGTAGTCGAAGCTGAGGTGGCATCAGGAAAACATCTGATCCAGCTTGGTTTTATGAGAAGATACGACAAAGGCTACATGCAGGTAAAAGAAGCTCTCACATCCGGCGAATACGGCGAACCGCTGATCCTTCACTGCACACACAGAAATCCGGAAGTTGGAACTAACTATACAACTCCAATGGCAGTACATGATACAGCGATCCATGAGATTGATGTGCTTCACTGGTTAGTGGATGATGAGTATGAGTCCGCACAGGTTATTATGCCTAAGGTTACAAAATACTCGCACTCTGAGTTAAAAGACCCGCAGATCATGCTGCTCCGCACCAAAAAAGGTGTTTGCATTGATGTTGAAGTATTTGTAAACTGCAAATTCGGTTATGACATCAACTGCGAAGTGGTATGTGAAGACGGCGCTATCAAGATGCCATCACCCATCTACCCAAGCATCCGCAAAAATGCAGCAGTTTCCACAACCATTGATACGGACTGCTTCGTGAGATTCAAAGATGCTTACGATACAGAGGTGCAGGACTGGGTAGACGCAGCAGCAGAGGGCGCGATCAACGGGCCTACTGCATGGGACGGATATCTGGCAGCTATCACAGCAGATGCGCTTGTAAAGGCACAGGAAACTGGCGCTGTGGAAAAGATCAACGCAGCCGTAGAAAAACCGGAGTTCTACAAATAA
- a CDS encoding substrate-binding domain-containing protein, whose translation MKNSKRLFILIEAVLAVMVMVLAFVMFRERNGKDLDKVSVIIQNSDDGQWSAFKYGLRMAAEDLKLEMFVVSTGGPLTVEEERNLIEREIENGADAVIVQPALGDDAEKMLLKMEKNVPVMLVEHTASREKEASVIPTTEPDNYAMGTALAEELLKDYNGNLDGKTLGILQETDNTEAARNRQRGFTDVLKETGAEICWSVSGPLMEKEENILGIQPGVDFVIALDNNSLITAGEYSAAKNLHGALVYGIGNSTEAVYYLDTGIAECLVVPDAFNVGYQSLTEAAERLGKYFYKMQDRTVSYTVIRRDTLFSKENQEVLFTMSQ comes from the coding sequence ATGAAAAACAGCAAGAGATTGTTTATTCTGATAGAAGCGGTTTTAGCTGTAATGGTTATGGTACTTGCTTTTGTCATGTTCCGGGAAAGAAACGGAAAAGATCTTGATAAGGTTTCTGTGATCATTCAGAATTCGGATGACGGGCAATGGTCCGCGTTTAAATATGGACTCAGAATGGCAGCTGAAGATTTGAAGCTGGAGATGTTTGTTGTCAGCACAGGAGGCCCCCTGACGGTTGAGGAGGAGAGAAACTTGATAGAACGTGAAATCGAAAACGGGGCAGACGCGGTTATTGTACAGCCTGCTCTGGGGGATGACGCAGAAAAAATGTTGTTAAAAATGGAGAAAAATGTTCCGGTCATGCTTGTAGAACACACAGCATCCAGAGAAAAAGAGGCTTCCGTGATTCCCACTACAGAACCCGATAACTATGCCATGGGCACAGCACTGGCAGAAGAACTGCTGAAAGACTATAACGGAAATTTAGATGGAAAAACTTTAGGCATTCTTCAGGAAACCGACAATACAGAAGCCGCACGTAATCGCCAAAGGGGATTTACAGATGTGCTGAAAGAAACAGGCGCTGAGATCTGCTGGTCTGTATCCGGTCCTCTTATGGAAAAGGAGGAAAATATTCTGGGGATCCAGCCCGGGGTGGATTTTGTGATCGCCCTTGATAATAACAGTCTGATAACAGCCGGGGAATATTCTGCCGCCAAAAATCTGCATGGGGCCTTGGTGTATGGAATCGGTAATTCTACGGAAGCGGTTTATTATCTGGACACAGGCATTGCGGAATGTCTTGTGGTGCCCGATGCATTTAATGTGGGATATCAAAGTCTGACGGAGGCAGCAGAGCGCCTCGGTAAATATTTTTACAAGATGCAGGACAGAACCGTATCCTATACGGTTATCCGCAGAGATACACTGTTTTCAAAAGAAAACCAGGAAGTCCTTTTTACTATGAGTCAGTAA